DNA from Phycisphaerae bacterium:
GATCCCGCCGAAGGCGATGAACAGGATGCTCACCAGGCTGAACAACAGGAGCGTCTGGGCCAGTGTCCATCCCATGATGACCGAAACGCCCAGACACGCCGCGTAGAGCCTGACCGCGGACGCCAGCAGCCTCGTGATGAAGAAGAACGCCGAACCGGTGTACTGCGTCGCCGTCCCAAATCGATGTTTCAGGAACTCGTAAATCGTCGTGCAGTCATGCCGGTAGAACACGGGAATGAACAGGAAGGCGATCACGATCCGGGCCACCGCCGATCCGACGAACATCTGCAGGTAGTTCCAGTTTTCCCCGTAGCCCACCGCGGGAACCCCGATGACCGTCACCGCGCTGACCTCGGTGGCCACGAACGACAGGCACGCCACCACCGCCGGAACGCTGCGCCGGCCGAGAAAGAAGTCCTGCGTGTCCGCTTCCCTGCGGCCGCTGAAGTAGGCGATACAGAACAGCAGGACAATCGCCAGGGCCAGGACGCAGATATCGACCCATCCCAAGGCTCCGGCAATGTTCTGTGCGAATGCGCTTTCGTCCATGATTCCGTGGGCAGCCGTTGGCTGTCAAAGAGTATGAATCGGCAAAGGGCGGGCCGCCCCTTCAGCCGAATTGTCACAACCGCCGATCAGCCAACGCTTTCCGCAGCGACCCGTCGGATTCGTCGAGGATGCGCCGGGCCTCGTCCAGGCCGACGTTCCGGCCGTGCATCACCAGCGCCGCTTTGACCCGGCCTTCCGCCCGGTCGATCAGCGTGCGGGCCTCCGGACGCGACAGGCCGGTTAACGTCATGACAATCCGCTCCGATCGCTCGCGAAGCTTTTCGTTGGTGGCCCGCAGATCGACCATCAGGTTGCCGTAGACCTTGCCCAGCTTGATCATCGCGGTGGTGGTCAACGTGTTCAAAACGAGTTTGGTCGCCGTGCCGGCCTTCATGCGGGTCGAGCCGGTGACGATCTCCGGCCCGACTTTCGGGCTGATCACCACGTCGACCTTGACCTGCTTGCGAATCTCCGGCGCGCAGGTGACAAACACCGTGGCGGCCCCGAGTTGGCGGGCCCGGTCCATCGCCCCGCGCACGTACGGCGTCAGTCCGCAGGCGGCGATGCCCACCAGCGTATCAGCAGCCCTGATCTTTTTCTTGTCCACCGCGGCAGCTCCGTCTTCGGGCCGGTCCTCAGCCCCTTCAGCCGCACGGACCAGGGCCCTTCGCCCGCCCGCGATGATCCCTTGCACCATCTTCGGATCGGTTCCGAACGTTGGCGGGCATTCGGACGCGTCCAGCACGCCCAGCCGTCCGCTGGTGCCGGCCCCAACGTAGAACAACCGGCCGCCACGTTTGAAGCGTTCGACGATCAGATCGACCGCCGCGGCGATCTGTCGTCGCTGTTTGGCCACGGCCGTTGCCACCTTGGCGTCCTCCGCGTTGATCAGGTCCACGATCTCCAGCGTCGAACGCCGGTCGATATCCCGGCTGCGAGGGTTGCGCCGTTCGGTCGTCAGTTTCGATCGATCCTGCATGGATGCTCGCTTTTATGAGGAATGCCGCCGGACAAACAGGCTGCCAAGCGTATCGCTACGGCAGCGCCAACGAATCCTTCTTTCTATACGCCAATCCCTGAAACACCGCCACCAGATCGCCCTTCTCGTCGCGCACCTCAGCGGTGTAGGTTCCCAGCCGCGGGTTACACGACAGCTCACGGGCCTCCGCGGTCAACACGCCGGCGTTGACCGCCTTGACGAAC
Protein-coding regions in this window:
- the murQ gene encoding N-acetylmuramic acid 6-phosphate etherase; translated protein: MQDRSKLTTERRNPRSRDIDRRSTLEIVDLINAEDAKVATAVAKQRRQIAAAVDLIVERFKRGGRLFYVGAGTSGRLGVLDASECPPTFGTDPKMVQGIIAGGRRALVRAAEGAEDRPEDGAAAVDKKKIRAADTLVGIAACGLTPYVRGAMDRARQLGAATVFVTCAPEIRKQVKVDVVISPKVGPEIVTGSTRMKAGTATKLVLNTLTTTAMIKLGKVYGNLMVDLRATNEKLRERSERIVMTLTGLSRPEARTLIDRAEGRVKAALVMHGRNVGLDEARRILDESDGSLRKALADRRL